From the genome of Nicotiana tabacum cultivar K326 chromosome 17, ASM71507v2, whole genome shotgun sequence:
ttggtaGAGTTTCCTCAgcaattgggcctaaccacctcCCAGAGAATCACAGAAATCAATCCTAAATAACATATAGATAACACCACATTGCACCATATACAACAACAACCATGACTCTCGAGGCCAACTCTATAACCTTGCTTACCTTGGTCGAATCCTTGACTTTTCCTTTGTCCATTACGAGGACAATTGGGGACCTCACACGTTATGCCTACTATGTGCGTCATTCCTTTAATCCTTAGGCCTTACTCATTTCGAAGCACGATGTGCAAACATTCCTTGATATTAACAAGGGAACTCCGAGACTAATTCAGAACCTTAACGCACGATCAAGGAtataagaagaaaaatatttccTAATGTAGCCTCCCTATTATAAGTGTGGACGGCAATACACTGATAAGCGGGACTCTACTGACATAGTTCTATGATACCTTAGGACTCCTAaaccatgctctgataccaagtttgtcacgatcATGACCGGCgttcaaccgagtaaacccggtcGATCAAGCCTACTTTACATCAACATATCATCATAAATCATTCATGATTTATCAAAACATCAATAGATCATGACTTTTAAATTGAATAAatttggctcaatggcctacAATCTTTCTCATGGTGGGTGCGTAGGCTCATAAATAACTGTGAACATAAATccatgacaaaactcaaatctttaagCACATAACCCACAAtttacatggagcttctatgtcaatagatacctaaatacataaaatgaactagacccaATCATCCACTAGAACTATAGCAGACTCACCATAAGCTGCGTAGTGAAGAAaatccctatcaaagatccatatcatcctgtagaagtatacctgcatccattaaaatatgcagcgcccccggcaaaagggacgtgagtacatgtggaatagtactcgtatgcaGGGCAGACAAAACAACATATGAAGATAcgataactcaaataagaggcaaataaagtacatcaagaaactacgaaacatcccatagaatcaaatttcaagtcttattatacttacatcatTTTGAACATCTTTTGGGATCAATTGAGCCATATGAATTAttcgtggaatacataatataataaaattgaaacaacatgtacaaacaaggccaataaAAGTGGCACTTATTATCTACGTTAACAATGTGTCTCACTAGACCgtccatatccctctcttatTTTACACCTATACATTTCACAGACcatccttagtgttcacatatcatattatacacctatgtgtctcatagaccatccatagttTTCACATACAcaatacacaatacacctattcaaagacttggaaatacaacattaatataatgaatcatggtaacaataaaagggcttagatagccgttaaagtcaagcaaatttattaagagcttccAATAACATTTATAGATTTTAAGTCAGGGATCCTCTAAAccaccttcacacaaagcggccatgccgccttaCCCCAACATATGtcggtggaggtgtatcacgataccacaatctATACAcgaagcggccctgccgcctcaccccaatatatgcgggtggaggtgtatcacaataccacaatctctacacaaagcggccctaccgcctcaccacaatatatgcgggtggaggtgtatcacaataccataatctctacacaaagcggccttgccgcctcaccccaatatatgtaggtggaggtgtatcacaatacaacaatctctacacaaagcggccctaccgcctcaccccaatataggtgggtggaggtgtatcacaataccacaatctctacacaaagaggccctaccgcctcacctcaatatatgcaggtggaggtgtatcacaataccacagtCTCTACACAAAATGACCTTGcctcctcaccccaatatatgcagatggaggtgtatcacaataccacaatcactacacaaagtggcccttccacctcaccccaatatatgcgagtggaggtgtatCAGAATACcccaatctctacacaaagcggcccagccgcctcaccccaatatatgcgggtggaggtgcatcacaataccatatataaactcaaagctacatgattaacattacatttaaggtcgtaatttctcatatcattggaatacttcatgttcatgctcatcatggagaaacacaactcattacattagcacatgcatggtaaatcaataagtcgatttcaatggcacatgagcccaatttcttttcttaaggttcatcatcatttagcataggacatctccctTTCATCTTGTTTTTCACTCACTTGACATCttgaggtcattagctaagttcatgacTCTTGggacttaacatcgaagtcatttgcattgattattttagaaacatacatactatgattgaaaccattgggacatacaacgcCTCATAATTCTCATCTTGGCAAACagccacatttcatgttcatactatcatttacttgtacttgccatgggtgatcataaAACATTAAGAGCATTTAAAACATTTAGGAACACCATAGCCTTTACTCATAAGAACGTaggagcttataacacattggaaacaaaactacaaatacgatcatctcataacctttcacaccatatatcacttcattCGTACTTTCAATCACTTACAATTATtttattggctctcttggccatacatatgattatTCTTTCATGGAAcaatggtcgtatttcatattccacactttcatatatttcctttcatggatcatcatcataaatatcaacatataaaatatttagaaaatcacaactttaggttcaatTGTAATGAATGCTTTAAACACAATAggtttctttccaagaaatggagtaaaataattggcaatcaAATAACAATTTAAGATCATAAATGAGtaacaccatttattcttgaaataattttccccaaaaagggcaatacacaatttccactcacgaatatgtaaaaACACAAagcacattgaaaatactcagaaagcatagcattagttaaaacagccacttatgggcatgacTTGAATACATaggcttttaggcaattctattttcaaagtcaatTAAGAACAGtggaatcaaggctcatttcataacctttctcacatcatttcattttctCACTTTCATTATGGGCACGGTGGTCACGCTTTACATCTCCAACCcattcctttttctttcaagcatccttatagattatcaacaacaaggcctttcaaCTCAAGACTTTAGGTAAACATATGAGCAATAGGAGTTTTAGACGCATGGGGTATTATTTCCTAGTTAAGCATAATGGACTTTCATTTAAAACACAACTCAaagccataatattttaatacacatatcattcttgaacaccttcccaaaggataacataatgtaataggaacattcggaacacattttgaatacataattctcgacccttgcttactcgggacaatcaaatttattgggaacaactcgaaacatgagaataaggaacttgagtcAACactacttgaaacttacgggaacatcatgaaattcatttctaaaagagtagtttagccaacataccttgcttgagctttccttagattactacaatgttctagaaatcctagcaactttaatatatttagaaacataacaaaagtgaaccataattaggaaaatattcgtgggtttacctcatttaagcatttcatcaaacacttggtgtgcaaatttgactacaaggatcttttacaagattttcttcacccCACAACCAATTCAATACTAAGAGTTTACTCCTTTTAGTTAAATAACCTCCCTTATGGTTACATTTATATACAAGGAGCAACTCCCACACGTAAGAATCATACTTCTCATGACCTACCTTCAGTCCAAATCCCGAAATTTACGGCTAGGGAGTAGAACCTTATCTCTTAGATGAATATCTTGTGATTGGCTtcattgattcttgaagattggggaAAGAATGGATGATGCGGGCAGCAGAATCCATTATGCGATAGCATAAtggttttttttaaaatttgcccGTTCTCGGCTCCACTTTGCAatgcttatgcggtccgcagaaccgTTATGCGGTCGCAAAATTGACCGTAGAATCACATTCTTCTGCCAAAATTTTCCATCAACACTTTAGCACATTCTTCAACACAAAAAGTCCGCACCGTGGCTCGTTTTCTACTATCCTCAAAcccattagcctacctcggcatcacgaaaccttaaattcctttgcaaaactttacggggccttacaaaaacacacaataagttcaaaacactaccaattaaagctcaaatacaaataaagtgcagtgaattagagtgcaataagcgactaaaacacaagattatagcctaccatcaacaccctacacttaaaccattgctcgtcctcgagcaatcaaactacacttcatatagacacgacctttttcaacaactctaataacttatcacaccaagaatatttaaaaccgATTAAATACAATAATGTAACATtctagcctcaagatttgactcaaaagcaccatgcattttttataacccgctcacttactctaacacataggtcaatgacattacctttccttcatgaatcaagtgccctcacacaacaatggagagtagttccacacacaataaaatttaataacaatcaggaactcaagatagaaagaattcactcactctcagaagtaacattcatatgccacaaaagatgtaccataggcttgcccgtagtgtactactctactaattgagctcattcaatcAAGGATCAAGTTGGACTTTagttggttgtaatgtaggctacggaaTAGGTAAGATACATTTAGAAATAAGAGttactacacctccctaagcactttaatacatacaattaaccATTCAAAGCCCCACACTTACGTCAAACTATAACtctaccttcacatcaatatacattaactccctacttctttaagcacaattacatcaagagtctaCTATCTAGGAATAGATTTCACCATCATACACTCAAGTGACTCTTACACTTTCAAAacattgcacctttctccttatttcaatagttccactcacaAGCCAAAACAACCACCCCACACTtgaacttttacaaagttcataacaatttcaagtgctcacgagtggtataaggttcaaatagattgtcaattcaaacaaatgggtaaggcttgtaatgtggttgccaatgaaacaggattataggctcaacggggttaactagaatacataacaattaggtgggtaaaagtatatatttggctcaacaaagaaatgcctatatcacttcctagactgaataaaactactatttcactttgcaaacacacggggcaagttctagacatcaaatgcaatgtatagaatacacaaaacctcacacacacatggcacataactcactcaggattggactatcaagacactctagtcaaagcagttaagcaaagttaagatcatacaatttaaagtatttatgcaagagtcaaaaactgagcctaaagtcacaactaaagcaattactattctcaaggtatcATATTGTCATGAGATATTGCCATGAATTCAACTCGCAGCACAAGGTTTCCTAATgctctacaaaataaaaacttactacacccggttcaaacaaaaccattAGAAAAGAATCGCTGCATAAAGTAAAACCAAGGgtgaattattacactacctaacaaaataaaatctttttatcttttttctttcgactttaatccctcaagaaaccatcgatgatatccatcatcgggaaaaatcaaaaaaatttaaaaaattatgtttttttctatctctaactactacaactaacaaatagaaaactaatatacatacatacatacaacatatcctccaccccacactttaagttgtgccATATCCCCATGACAGATAATTAAAAAGTATAAAGTAGAGGAAACTTCCCTTAatctctagtcggggtctgatCAAAGTCGGGCTCTACTCCACGCTGGCGAACTAGTACACATCCATGCAGATAGCTTCTTCTtagccttcttggggtacaccccacacttatctttctcaatcACTGTAGTTTTCTCGCTCACCGCATCCTTCTCTTTtgagcccttcactttccactcaacactcgCAGCTGGTTTTTCCTTTTGTGCCCCCTTTTCTACATCCATCTTGAAagtcacagtctcctcacccactctaagcatgagttttctctcaTGTATATCCAATATAGCTCTACCAATCTCTAAGAAtggccttcctaggatgaggggggcCTCCTTGTTTTCCTCCGTATTCACCACTATAAATCCACAtgaaatacgaacttatccactcgaactaacatatcttccactatcccctcgggtattataGTCGTTTGGTCGGCCAACTGCAAAAATAtgggtgcagaccttatctctccaatctccttctccagtttTCTGTAAATAGgtagaggcattaaattaattgtggcactagaatcacataaagatttatcaaaattaatagttcctaaagagtaaggtatagtaaaactccctgtatctccacacttttgtgggagtttattttgcaatatcgcACTACAATGCTCTGTAAGCTTGACCACTGAAGTCTCtcctatcttcctcttctttgtcaggatttccttcaagaacttggcataagcaggcatttgcgagagcacttctgtgaatggtaagtttacatgaacctgtttcagCACATTAAGAAATCTCCCAAGCTGCTTGTCTAGCTTTTCTTTATATAGCTTTTGGGGGAAAGGTAGTGCAGGCATATGCTCTCTCTCATCATGTTCCTCCCTTCTCGAAATTTctcactttttctttttctcagatttcattgggcctttcttcttcttgtccTCATCACCTTTCCgctgctccccactttctttttcaagtatcACATCTTTTTGGATCGCGATGGGGTCTTTCAATACTTGCCCACATCTTAGAGTTACATCATGCActatttctttgggatttctctcagtatcagCAGGGAGAGTTCCTGGAATATTCTCAGACAATAGAGTGGCTAGCTGCCCTACCTGTCTTTCCAGGTTTCGAAAACCAGTGCCCAATTCTTTGATAGATGCTCCATGTTCCCGTGTAGTTGCGCTATGAGTTTCAAGCCTCTCATCAGTTTTCTAAATAAAGGCCGTTATGAGATCTTCTATGCCAGAATGAATGGGATGTTGAGGCTGAAATtgctgcctctgctgattttggaATGCTGGAGCTCCTTGTCCTTGGGGTCTAGAattattttgttgccatgcatttgcgatacccccaggtgaactccatgacaaatcggggtgcctctgacccattAAAATTGTAGTTTtccacaacattcacttcctcagttgaggattgacactcatgagtagggtgtcctcttctaCATATATCATAATTTGCGTGGGTCTCATTTTGTATTGAGGCTAAGGTCAGCTTTCGTATTTCTTTATTCATAGCATCAAGTTGTATCTGCACAAAAGtagtagcatcaacttggtgaacaccagttgatcttcctctttcagcactctcagaaggctactgat
Proteins encoded in this window:
- the LOC142171804 gene encoding uncharacterized protein LOC142171804, with product MVETNDDIDDLCAMLSECNFVGNPKELCIDSGATRHVCAVREEFTSYAPAGPDETIFMGNSAMAKIEGYGKIFLKMTSGKVKTDERLETHSATTREHGASIKELGTGFRNLERQVGQLATLLSENIPGTLPADTERNPKEIVHDVTLRCGQVLKDPIAIQKDVILEKESGEQRKGDEDKKKKGPMKSEKKKK